Proteins from one Homalodisca vitripennis isolate AUS2020 chromosome 3, UT_GWSS_2.1, whole genome shotgun sequence genomic window:
- the LOC124358745 gene encoding uncharacterized protein LOC124358745 has product MCTQLKLVGIVCYIIIVCPFLLQSAHDVITKNGPNTTIRTHHTAPFQNLLAIGMTADLEYDDLQSSAPHPVKRRQPLLPLGYTRSRTTSKLEPDIVFIEYASDILAEAEEVRSYRHRADHVSELSANTVPYLRVTGDRGGGQ; this is encoded by the exons ATGTGCACGCAACTG AAACTAGTTGGAATCGTATGCTATATTATAATCGTCTGCCCATTTCTCTTACAATCTGCTCATGACGTCATCACCAAGAATGGTCCAAACACTACCATCAGGACCCACCACACGGCTCCATTCCAGAATCTCCTTGCGATAGGAATGACCGCAGATCTGGAGTATGATGATCTTCAATCTTCAGCCCCCCATCCTGTGAAGCGTAGACAGCCTCTGTTACCACTGGGATACACTCGCTCAAGGACTACCTCTAAGTTAGAACCCGACATCGTCTTCATCGAATACGCTTCTGATATCCTTGCCGAAg CAGAAGAAGTTCGTAGTTATCGTCATCGGGCTGATCATGTCAGTGAGCTGTCAGCCAACACCGTCCCCTATCTACGAGTTACCGGGGACCGAGGAGGTGGCCAGTGA